The DNA window GTCACCGGCGTTTGAGATGGTCGACGGCATACCCCTCTACCGCTTAAATTTGAAAGGTTTGGCTTCATTTCAGTTATTATACCGACTCTGGCATCTTAAAAACGAATTTGATATCCTGCATGTGCATGGCGTAGGCCGTTTGGCAACAATGGCTATAACTTTTGCCCGCAATTTCGGAAAACGGGTATATGTAAAGTACACAATTGCCGGCGCTTTAATGAAGCCGCCGCAACCAGGCGTAAAGGGCTGGTTTAAACGCATAAGTCCGTTTCCGAAACTGCGACTGGAAAAACACAAACAAGCCGATGGCATGATAGCCATTAGCGGCGAGACTTATAACGAACTGATAAATTACGGTTTTCCCCGCGACCGGATTAGTTTTATTCCTAATGGGGTTGATACTGAACTATTTCGTCCTGTGGGTTTGATGGAAAAACAACAGTTGCGGCGTAAGCTTGGCTTGCCGGAGAATAAAATGATTTTTATCTTCACCGGCAAAATTACCCGGCGCAAGGGCGTTGATACCCTGCTGTGCGCCTGGCAGTCCTTACCGCAAATTCAGGAAAAGGCCGTTTTGGTCTTGGTTGGCGATGGAAAAGGACAGGCTGACAACCTCGAGGCGTGGCTGGATAAGTTTATTCAGACAAACAAGCTTGCTGGTTCCGTGATTTGGCCTGGAGTTGTCGCAAATGTCCCCGACTACCTTGCGGCAGCGGACTGTTTTCTGTTCCCTTCCTGGCGAGAGGGCCTTCCCAATTCGCTGCTTGAGGCTATGTCAGCTGGCCTGGTATGTTTTGCGTCAAATATCGGCGGCAATACAGACGTGATAATTCCGGGGAAGACAGGCATTTTGCTGCCGCCGGGTGATGTAGGCGCTTGGGCAGATGCGATCGCCCAAGCTGTAAACGATCCTCATCCGGCGCTCGGCACAGCAGCGCGCCGTTATATTTGTGAAAACTATAGCATTATCGGCACGGCGAATAAACTTGAAAAACTTTATGATGATAATGGTGTTTCTCGATAAAGAAAGAATAGACTGCAACTGTTTTATAGTAGTCGGAGAGTACGTGGTATATCTGTAGCTTAATATATCACCATAAGCAATGTGAAGAAAACTTGCCTGTAATATTACGTGGACTGGGGGTTGATTTTAATAAAGAACTTAAATAAACTTTCTGCTAGCCAAAAAACATTAGCAAGTATGTGGATATGGCTATTTTTTTAAGTTTTTCAGTCTTTTTTTCATCTTTTCGCGACGTGAGTACCGCAAAACTTCTAAATTTTATTATGGGTGGTTTTTTGGCATGTTTTGCATATAAAATTGCGTCTAGGGAAAACACTCGAAAATATATTGAGATATTTTTATGGGTTTTGGTTGTCTTTGGTTTGGCGATTGCTTTAAAAGGGCTTTATCAATATTTTGTATTACACATATCAAGGCCGCGGTCAATGGTAAGTCATCCTAACATATTTGCCATGTATATGGAACTTATTATCCCATTTTTGCTAGCGCAGTTTTTGTATATCAATAACATGCGTTGGAAGCGAATTTTAGTTTTTGCAGTGATGGTGATTTTAGTTTTAGCACTAGTGATCACTTTTTCGCGTGGCGCTTGGTTTGCAACAATAATTGGAGCTTTCTTAGTGCTGTGGTGCTTGAATGGCCGCAAAGCAGTTTTTTGGACGGCTGCCGTCCTGCCAGTTTTACTTTTTAGTAGTACGGCTATATATAAACGCTTTCTTAGTTCATTTGATTTGACAATGCAAAGCAATATTGAACGTATTCACGGGTTGATAAGTAGCTTTAAGATTATTCTTGATTACCCGCTAACTGGGGTAGGGCTGGGGTGCTATAAACTCTTTTATCCAACATATAAGCTGCCGCTAGCAAAAGAAATATTGCCTCATGCTCATAATACGTTGATGGTTTTTGCTACCGAAGCAGGTGTGTTTACAGCAGCGGCCTTTTTCGGTTTTATTATACTTTTAATAAAAAGTTTATATCTTAATATTAGACAGAATATTAGACAGAATAATTGTCATAATGAGCATTATTATCTTGTGATGGGGATGAGTGGGGGTATTTTAGCGCTTATGCTACATGGCTTTGTTGACTATACTTTGGGGAATCAAGGTGTATTAGGCATTTTTATGCTATATATAGGTTTTTTACTTGGCTTAATCGAAAAAAACGATAATATCAAAAAAGCGCATAATTAAACGATCAATATTGCGAGGTAAAATTCTATGAACATTGTGTATGTTTCTAATTCAATTATCCCTTCAAAATATGCCAACAGTATTCATGTAATGAAAATGTGTAATGCTTTTTCCCAAAATAGTCATAATGTATTTTTGCTTGCCCGGCGCGGCTCGTGGCTGAATACTAGAGATCTGCACAAACGGTATGGGGTGACAAATATTTTCCCGATTATTTTTTGCTGGCGCCCGAATTTTTTGCCGCGGCTGTGGAGAGAAAATATTTATTCCACAGGGTTATGTCGTGCTGTGAAAAAATTAATTTTAAAAGACATGAAACCTGATCTACTGTACGGCCGGTACGAACATGGACTGTTTGCTTTATCTAAGTATTTTGATATTCCTTTTGTTTTTGAAACTCATGATACTCCCGCACGAAGCAAGGATGTTTTTTATGTTCAAGAAGCGTTACTTAAGCAAAAAAATTTACTAGCTCTAGTATGTATATCTGACCAGCTCAAACAAGAATATATAAGGGTTTTTCCATGGTTCCCCAAGGAAAAAATTATTGTAGTTCATGATGGGTCTGATTTGCCTGAAGAAACCGTGCCAGGAGAAATTTTGGACTGGCCTGGACGAACAGGGTGTATTCAGGTGGGCTATGTTGGACATCTATATCCTGGTAAAGGCATGGAAATTATTGCTCAGATATTTAGACAATTACCAAATTTGGATTTTCATATAATTGGGGGAATGGAGAAAGATATCGAGTTTTGGAAATCGAAATGTCGGGGAAGCAATATTTTCTTTCATGGGTATATTTGGCAAGAAAAATTAAGTTCATATATTAAAAGGCTGGACATTGTATTGGCGCCGTTCCCGGCTCAGGGTAAGTATAGTCGGTGGTCTTCGCCACTGAAAATTTTTGATTATATGGCCTGGCGGAAACCGATTGTAGCGTCAGATATTCCCATGGTGCGAGAAATACTTATAGATGGACAAAATGCTGTTTTAGTGTCTCCTGAGAATATTGATGAGTGGATAAAAACATTGGAATATTTAGCGAAAGATAGCGCATACCGTGATAATTTAGCTCAGTGTGCATATCAAACTTTAAAAGACAAATATACTTGGAAAGTGCGAGCGCAAAATATTCTAAATAGCCTGTGTTTGTAAGGCGGCATATTGGAGAGTAAGACGTGAAAAATAATAATTGTCGAAAACCACTGGTCAGCATTATAATTGCAACTTACAACTCCGGCCAAACGATTAGTCGGGCTGTAAGTTCAGTAATACAGCAGTCATATGATAACATAGAACTAATTATTGTTGATGATGGTTCTTTTGATAATACGGCTGAGATAGTTATGCCCTTTGTTGATGGTATACGTGTTATTTACATATATCAGAATAACAGCGGCGTAAGTGCCGCACGAAATAAGGGAGCGCTTTTAGCAAAAGGAGAATGGCTTGCTTTTCTTGACGCTGATGATGAGTGGCATCCCCAAAAACTAGAATTACAGATCGAGTCCTTGCAATTTGTACCTGACGCTGTATTAATAAGCAATGTCCCGCTGCGTGTATCCCAAAATGGGAAAAACTTTCAATTTCCTGTATTAGATGTAACAGATTTAAAGGATAAATTATTTTTTTGGCGTCAGGAAGAATTTTTACGCCGCAATAAGATACACACATCATCAGTTCTTGTACGCCGTGACACGTTTAATGAAGTAGGCGGCTTTGATGAGATGCTAAAAATCGCAGAAGATCGCGATTTATGGCTGAAAATACTATATAAAGGCCAAGGTATCTGTCTTAATATGCCGCTTACGAAATACTATGAAACAGAAGGAAGTCTATCCCGCAAAATTGTTGAACGCTTCGAATACAACTTAAAATTAATTGATCGCTGGGATAATCGTCGTCAAGATACTTTAGATAAGGAAAAACGGATTTCGGTAAAAAATTTTATAAAAATAAAATATGCTGTTTTGTTTACCATGATTTTTAAACTTTTAAAATATGGATTTGTCGAAGAAGCATATTTATTTTGGCTAAAACTGCGAGATTTTCATAAAAAAGAGTTCCCCTGTTTACCATTTATTCCGTGGTGTTTATTTGTTA is part of the Sporolituus thermophilus DSM 23256 genome and encodes:
- a CDS encoding glycosyltransferase family 4 protein codes for the protein MNIVYVSNSIIPSKYANSIHVMKMCNAFSQNSHNVFLLARRGSWLNTRDLHKRYGVTNIFPIIFCWRPNFLPRLWRENIYSTGLCRAVKKLILKDMKPDLLYGRYEHGLFALSKYFDIPFVFETHDTPARSKDVFYVQEALLKQKNLLALVCISDQLKQEYIRVFPWFPKEKIIVVHDGSDLPEETVPGEILDWPGRTGCIQVGYVGHLYPGKGMEIIAQIFRQLPNLDFHIIGGMEKDIEFWKSKCRGSNIFFHGYIWQEKLSSYIKRLDIVLAPFPAQGKYSRWSSPLKIFDYMAWRKPIVASDIPMVREILIDGQNAVLVSPENIDEWIKTLEYLAKDSAYRDNLAQCAYQTLKDKYTWKVRAQNILNSLCL
- a CDS encoding glycosyltransferase family 2 protein — its product is MKNNNCRKPLVSIIIATYNSGQTISRAVSSVIQQSYDNIELIIVDDGSFDNTAEIVMPFVDGIRVIYIYQNNSGVSAARNKGALLAKGEWLAFLDADDEWHPQKLELQIESLQFVPDAVLISNVPLRVSQNGKNFQFPVLDVTDLKDKLFFWRQEEFLRRNKIHTSSVLVRRDTFNEVGGFDEMLKIAEDRDLWLKILYKGQGICLNMPLTKYYETEGSLSRKIVERFEYNLKLIDRWDNRRQDTLDKEKRISVKNFIKIKYAVLFTMIFKLLKYGFVEEAYLFWLKLRDFHKKEFPCLPFIPWCLFVMMARVEFLRKRFKRAVKRFLL
- a CDS encoding glycosyltransferase family 4 protein, with translation MARICMIFNSFELPNPGGPSLQAYRVSQELKKRGHQIIFVAKGTGRSPAFEMVDGIPLYRLNLKGLASFQLLYRLWHLKNEFDILHVHGVGRLATMAITFARNFGKRVYVKYTIAGALMKPPQPGVKGWFKRISPFPKLRLEKHKQADGMIAISGETYNELINYGFPRDRISFIPNGVDTELFRPVGLMEKQQLRRKLGLPENKMIFIFTGKITRRKGVDTLLCAWQSLPQIQEKAVLVLVGDGKGQADNLEAWLDKFIQTNKLAGSVIWPGVVANVPDYLAAADCFLFPSWREGLPNSLLEAMSAGLVCFASNIGGNTDVIIPGKTGILLPPGDVGAWADAIAQAVNDPHPALGTAARRYICENYSIIGTANKLEKLYDDNGVSR
- a CDS encoding O-antigen ligase family protein, which codes for MAIFLSFSVFFSSFRDVSTAKLLNFIMGGFLACFAYKIASRENTRKYIEIFLWVLVVFGLAIALKGLYQYFVLHISRPRSMVSHPNIFAMYMELIIPFLLAQFLYINNMRWKRILVFAVMVILVLALVITFSRGAWFATIIGAFLVLWCLNGRKAVFWTAAVLPVLLFSSTAIYKRFLSSFDLTMQSNIERIHGLISSFKIILDYPLTGVGLGCYKLFYPTYKLPLAKEILPHAHNTLMVFATEAGVFTAAAFFGFIILLIKSLYLNIRQNIRQNNCHNEHYYLVMGMSGGILALMLHGFVDYTLGNQGVLGIFMLYIGFLLGLIEKNDNIKKAHN